A window from Micromonospora profundi encodes these proteins:
- the aroA gene encoding 3-phosphoshikimate 1-carboxyvinyltransferase, translating to MGNLTATRPPQPWSAPTASDPVAATLRLPGSKSLTARALVLSALAAGPSTLAGPLRARDTELMAAGLRAMGTYVSMSDDERWLVRPHPLSGPAHVDVGLAGTVMRFVPPVAGLADGQVTFDGDPHARTRPLGPLIEALRSLGVRIDVTGTGSLPLTVQGSGGVTGGEVVIDASASSQLVSGLLLAAPRFDSGLVVRHVGPPVPSAPHLRMTVQMLRAAGAAVDDTTPDVWTVEPGPLTGRGWEIEPDLSGAVPFFAAALVTGGEVTLQGWPHNSAQPIEQLRSLLHQMGGEVSLSTNGLTVRGTGVVHGLTADLSDVSELTPVLTALAMLADSPSVFTGVGHIRGHETDRLAALAQEFAALGADITEAPDGLSIRPRPLRGGTFRTYHDHRMAHAAAVAGLAVPGIEVDDVGCTSKTMPEFPALWSAMVTGKN from the coding sequence GTGGGGAATCTGACCGCCACCCGGCCACCGCAGCCGTGGAGCGCACCGACCGCATCCGACCCGGTGGCGGCCACGCTGCGCCTGCCCGGTTCCAAGTCGCTCACCGCACGGGCCCTGGTGCTCAGCGCGCTGGCCGCCGGCCCGTCGACGCTGGCCGGGCCGTTGCGTGCCCGGGACACCGAGTTGATGGCGGCCGGTCTGCGCGCCATGGGCACGTACGTGTCGATGAGCGACGACGAGCGCTGGCTGGTCCGTCCGCACCCGCTGAGCGGGCCGGCGCACGTCGACGTGGGGCTGGCCGGCACTGTGATGCGGTTCGTGCCGCCGGTGGCGGGGCTGGCCGACGGACAGGTCACCTTCGACGGCGACCCACACGCCCGGACCCGGCCGCTCGGTCCACTGATCGAGGCGCTGCGCTCGCTGGGAGTCCGGATCGACGTCACCGGCACGGGCAGCCTGCCGCTCACCGTGCAGGGCTCCGGTGGGGTCACCGGCGGCGAGGTGGTGATCGACGCGTCCGCGTCCAGCCAGTTGGTCTCCGGTCTGCTGCTGGCCGCCCCCCGCTTCGACAGTGGTCTCGTGGTGCGCCACGTCGGCCCGCCGGTGCCCTCCGCGCCGCACCTGCGGATGACGGTGCAGATGCTGCGGGCCGCCGGCGCGGCCGTCGACGACACCACACCCGACGTGTGGACCGTCGAGCCCGGCCCCCTCACCGGGCGCGGCTGGGAGATCGAGCCGGACCTCTCCGGCGCGGTGCCGTTCTTCGCCGCAGCCCTCGTCACCGGCGGTGAGGTCACCCTCCAGGGCTGGCCGCACAACAGCGCGCAGCCGATCGAGCAGCTCCGTTCGCTGCTGCACCAGATGGGTGGCGAGGTCAGCCTCTCCACCAACGGGCTGACCGTCCGGGGCACCGGCGTGGTGCACGGCCTGACCGCCGACCTGTCCGACGTCAGCGAGCTGACCCCCGTGCTCACCGCGCTGGCCATGCTCGCCGACTCGCCGTCGGTCTTCACAGGGGTCGGGCACATCCGCGGCCACGAGACCGACCGCCTCGCCGCCCTGGCGCAGGAGTTCGCCGCGCTCGGGGCAGACATCACCGAGGCGCCGGACGGGTTGTCGATCCGGCCCCGGCCGCTGCGCGGTGGCACCTTCCGCACCTACCACGACCACCGCATGGCGCACGCCGCCGCGGTGGCCGGTCTCGCCGTGCCGGGCATCGAGGTCGACGACGTCGGGTGTACCTCAAAGACCATGCCGGAGTTCCCGGCACTATGGTCAGCGATGGTGACCGGCAAGAACTGA
- the hisN gene encoding histidinol-phosphatase, translating into MTGYADDLTLAHLLADRADAVATARFRALDLRVESKPDLTPVSDADTAVEREIRALLAEHRPGDGLLGEEYGAKPDTDPGGRRWIVDPIDGTKNFVRGVPVWATLIALYDGDRPAVGVVSAPALGRRWWASAGAGAYAGPGPAAGERISVSAVGRIDDASFCYSSLTGWERAGRLDAMLDVMRASWRSRAYGDFYGYMLLAEGALDVMVEPELSLWDVAALVPIITEAGGTVTDLAGRPAPAGAPGTESSVVATNGLLHTDILTRLDRPAER; encoded by the coding sequence ATGACCGGGTACGCCGACGACCTCACCCTCGCCCACCTGCTCGCCGACCGGGCCGACGCCGTCGCCACGGCCCGCTTCCGGGCGCTCGACCTCCGTGTGGAGTCCAAGCCGGACCTCACACCGGTGTCCGACGCGGACACCGCGGTGGAGCGGGAGATCCGCGCGCTACTGGCGGAGCACCGGCCTGGTGACGGGCTGCTCGGCGAGGAGTACGGCGCCAAGCCGGACACCGACCCCGGCGGCCGCCGGTGGATCGTCGACCCGATCGACGGCACCAAGAACTTCGTCCGCGGCGTGCCCGTGTGGGCCACCCTGATCGCGCTCTACGACGGCGACCGGCCGGCGGTCGGCGTGGTGTCCGCACCGGCGCTGGGGCGGCGCTGGTGGGCCAGCGCGGGCGCGGGCGCGTACGCCGGACCGGGCCCTGCCGCCGGCGAGCGGATCAGCGTCTCGGCGGTCGGCCGGATCGACGACGCCAGCTTCTGCTACTCGTCGCTTACCGGGTGGGAACGCGCCGGCCGGCTCGACGCGATGCTCGACGTGATGCGGGCCAGCTGGCGCAGCCGGGCGTACGGCGACTTCTACGGCTACATGCTGCTGGCCGAGGGTGCGCTTGACGTGATGGTCGAGCCGGAGTTGTCACTGTGGGACGTGGCGGCATTGGTGCCGATCATCACCGAGGCGGGTGGCACGGTCACAGATCTGGCGGGTCGACCGGCTCCGGCGGGCGCGCCGGGCACCGAGAGCAGCGTGGTGGCGACCAATGGGTTGCTGCACACCGACATCCTCACTCGACTGGATCGGCCAGCCGAGCGCTGA
- a CDS encoding SDR family oxidoreductase, producing the protein MPLTRSLDDSTVVITGASSGIGAATAYALARRGAAVVVAARSEPALRQVAQRCRELGGRALAVPTDVTDLESVLMLADRAVDEFGHLDAWVNNAAVSAVGLFDEIPVAEFRRVLEVDLLGAVHGIKAALPYLSAAGGGVLVNNASVLAEVAMPYQSAYNTAKHGIRGLADTIRQELRVTGRSQISVCTVLPATIDTPFFRHAANHSGRELLPPPPVYPPEVVAETIVRLLRRPRREAYAGGAARLVGLQWRLAPALVERTLGWYAQRTQFGPGARLDTSGNVFRPDGQASHDGGWNGRRRHLVRMTAAFGLAAAGTAVGTIAAKSRRSRSGR; encoded by the coding sequence ATGCCGCTGACCCGCAGTCTCGACGATTCGACCGTGGTGATCACCGGCGCGTCCAGCGGGATCGGCGCCGCCACCGCGTACGCGCTGGCCCGCCGGGGTGCCGCCGTCGTGGTGGCCGCCCGCAGCGAGCCGGCACTACGACAGGTGGCACAGCGCTGTCGGGAGCTGGGCGGTCGGGCGTTGGCGGTGCCTACCGACGTGACCGACCTGGAGTCGGTGCTGATGCTCGCCGATCGGGCCGTGGACGAGTTCGGCCACCTGGACGCCTGGGTGAACAACGCCGCCGTGAGCGCTGTGGGCCTGTTCGACGAGATCCCGGTCGCCGAGTTCCGCCGGGTGCTGGAGGTCGACCTGCTCGGCGCTGTGCACGGCATCAAGGCCGCCCTGCCGTATCTCAGCGCTGCCGGCGGCGGGGTGCTTGTCAACAACGCGTCGGTACTCGCCGAGGTGGCGATGCCGTACCAGTCGGCGTACAACACCGCCAAGCACGGCATCCGTGGGCTGGCCGACACCATCCGGCAGGAGCTGCGGGTCACCGGCCGGAGTCAGATATCCGTCTGCACGGTGCTGCCAGCCACCATCGACACCCCGTTCTTCCGGCACGCGGCAAACCACAGCGGCCGCGAGTTGCTGCCACCCCCGCCCGTTTATCCGCCGGAGGTGGTGGCCGAGACCATCGTCCGGTTGCTGCGCCGGCCGCGCCGCGAGGCGTACGCCGGCGGTGCCGCCCGGTTGGTGGGCCTCCAGTGGCGGCTCGCGCCGGCGCTTGTGGAGCGCACCCTCGGCTGGTACGCCCAGCGGACCCAGTTCGGCCCGGGTGCCCGGCTGGACACCAGCGGCAACGTGTTCCGGCCCGACGGGCAGGCAAGCCACGACGGTGGTTGGAACGGTCGTCGCCGGCACCTGGTGCGGATGACCGCCGCCTTCGGCCTAGCGGCGGCCGGCACCGCGGTCGGCACGATCGCGGCGAAGAGCCGCCGATCCCGGTCAGGTCGCTGA
- a CDS encoding ribose-phosphate diphosphokinase yields MRDIAVFSGTAHPDLAAEICAHLGVPLHPVRVSRFANDCLEVQLQANCRERDVFLIQPLVPPVQENLVELLLMIDAARGASAGRITVVLPHYAYARSDKKDAPRISIGARLVADLLTSAGADRVLAMTLHSPQVHGFFSVPVDHLHALRELATHFRRYDLSNTVVVSPDLGNAKEAAAFARMLGTPVAAGAKQRFSDDLVKISAVIGEVADRDVIVLDDEIAKGSTVIELMEHLRGLKVRSIRLACTHGLFSADALRRLSDQEGVLEIVCTNTVPIPAAKQVPELQVLSVAPALAEAMRRIHNGESVSALFA; encoded by the coding sequence GTGCGCGACATCGCCGTTTTCAGTGGAACCGCCCATCCCGACCTCGCCGCCGAGATCTGCGCTCACCTGGGGGTGCCGCTGCATCCGGTGCGCGTCTCCCGGTTCGCCAACGACTGCCTCGAAGTGCAGTTGCAGGCCAACTGCCGCGAGCGTGACGTCTTCCTGATCCAACCGCTTGTGCCCCCGGTGCAGGAGAACCTGGTCGAACTGCTGCTGATGATCGACGCCGCCCGGGGCGCGTCCGCCGGCCGGATCACTGTGGTGCTGCCGCACTACGCGTACGCCCGCTCGGACAAGAAGGACGCGCCACGGATCTCCATCGGTGCCCGGCTCGTCGCCGACCTGCTCACCTCGGCCGGCGCGGACCGGGTGCTCGCGATGACCCTGCACTCGCCGCAGGTGCACGGCTTCTTCAGCGTCCCCGTGGACCATCTCCACGCGCTGCGCGAACTGGCCACCCACTTCCGGCGCTACGACCTCAGCAACACGGTGGTGGTCTCGCCGGACCTCGGCAACGCCAAGGAGGCGGCGGCTTTCGCCCGGATGCTCGGCACACCGGTAGCTGCCGGAGCGAAGCAGCGGTTCAGCGACGACCTTGTGAAGATCAGCGCGGTGATCGGCGAGGTGGCCGACCGTGACGTCATCGTGCTCGACGACGAGATCGCCAAGGGCAGCACTGTCATCGAGTTGATGGAGCACCTGCGCGGCCTGAAGGTGCGTTCGATCCGGCTGGCCTGCACGCACGGTCTCTTCTCCGCTGACGCGCTGCGGCGGCTCAGCGACCAGGAAGGCGTCCTGGAGATCGTCTGCACCAACACCGTTCCCATCCCGGCCGCCAAACAGGTACCCGAACTCCAGGTCCTGTCGGTGGCTCCCGCCCTGGCCGAGGCGATGCGCCGGATCCACAACGGGGAGTCGGTCTCCGCCCTCTTCGCCTGA
- the rsgA gene encoding ribosome small subunit-dependent GTPase A has protein sequence MDGFVIAVDRGRYTCVLAGAERGVAGAELPTITAMRARELGRKSVVVGDRVSLVGDTSGAEGALARIVRIADRRSVLRRTADDDESTAEGRLERVVVANADQLVIVSALADPPPRTGFIDRCLVAAYDADVEPLLCLTKADLAGPEEVLGYYAELELPYVLNRPDADLAALRALLGGRVSVLVGHSGVGKSTLVNRLVPDADRAVGVVSAIGRGRHTSTSAVALRLPPVPGVDTDPGWIIDTPGIRSFGLAHVSADSLLHGFPDLVEGTVDCPPNCPHSTDEAECGLDAWVAAGKADARRLASYRRLLASRAGEGDSRGDADQRGPGEGDRRGPDE, from the coding sequence GTGGACGGCTTCGTCATCGCCGTCGACAGGGGTCGCTACACCTGCGTGCTTGCCGGTGCCGAGCGCGGCGTGGCCGGTGCCGAGCTGCCCACGATCACCGCGATGAGAGCCCGTGAGCTGGGCCGTAAGTCGGTGGTGGTGGGCGACCGGGTCAGCCTTGTCGGGGACACTTCCGGCGCCGAGGGCGCTCTCGCCCGCATCGTCCGGATCGCCGACCGCCGGTCGGTGCTGCGCCGCACCGCCGACGACGACGAGAGCACCGCCGAGGGTCGGCTGGAACGGGTGGTGGTCGCCAACGCCGACCAGTTGGTGATCGTCAGCGCGTTGGCCGACCCGCCGCCGCGTACCGGGTTCATCGACCGCTGCCTGGTGGCCGCCTATGACGCGGACGTCGAGCCGCTGCTCTGCCTCACCAAGGCCGATCTGGCCGGGCCGGAGGAGGTGCTGGGCTACTACGCCGAACTGGAGCTGCCGTACGTGCTCAACCGCCCCGACGCCGACCTGGCCGCGCTGCGCGCGCTGCTCGGCGGCCGGGTGTCGGTGCTGGTCGGGCACTCCGGGGTGGGCAAGTCGACACTTGTCAACCGGCTCGTCCCGGACGCCGATCGCGCCGTCGGCGTGGTCAGCGCGATCGGCCGCGGCCGACACACCTCGACGAGCGCTGTGGCGCTGCGGCTGCCCCCGGTGCCCGGCGTGGACACCGACCCGGGCTGGATCATCGACACCCCCGGCATCCGCAGCTTCGGGCTGGCGCACGTCTCCGCCGACAGCCTGCTGCACGGCTTCCCCGACCTGGTCGAGGGCACCGTCGACTGCCCGCCGAACTGCCCCCACAGCACAGACGAGGCCGAGTGCGGGCTGGACGCCTGGGTGGCCGCCGGCAAGGCCGACGCGCGCCGGCTGGCGTCGTACCGCCGGTTGCTCGCCTCCCGCGCCGGTGAGGGCGACTCGCGGGGCGACGCCGACCAGCGCGGGCCCGGCGAGGGCGACCGGCGCGGGCCGGACGAGTGA
- a CDS encoding glycosyltransferase, whose translation MRVGLVCAHSSSYRHADGPPVGTQQHIARVAEELAARGHDVRIYERRDDPELPVTADVNGYRVHRVPSGPPTRLATAELIPHVTEFGRWLADEWGGAWRPEVVHGHYWIGGLAAAHAVRETDIPVVQTFHSLGIEQLRHLGGHYDGPGQRIPLERALTRAVDIAVAQSNDEVDELTRMGLQRSSVAMVPAGVDTELFHPDGEAAPREQRPRILSVGGLTAGHGQDDLIRAMRLVGDAELVIAGGPPASQLANHAEARRLRELAERAGLADQVRLVGAVPHDQMATWYRSADVVACTPRYSSAGRVSLEAMACGVPVVGYAMGGLADAVVDEVTGRLVPPGDVRTLGVSLRRLLTDNAGRFAYGHAAVDRVRSSYTWERTAGALERLYERVVSRRKPVEA comes from the coding sequence ATGCGCGTCGGCCTCGTCTGCGCGCACAGCAGTTCGTACCGGCACGCCGACGGCCCGCCGGTCGGTACCCAGCAGCACATCGCGCGGGTCGCCGAAGAGCTGGCCGCTCGCGGCCATGATGTCCGGATCTACGAACGCCGCGACGACCCGGAGCTGCCGGTGACGGCGGACGTCAACGGCTACCGTGTGCACCGGGTGCCCAGCGGCCCGCCCACCCGGCTGGCCACCGCCGAGCTGATTCCGCACGTGACGGAGTTCGGGCGCTGGCTGGCCGACGAGTGGGGCGGCGCCTGGCGGCCCGAGGTGGTGCACGGGCACTACTGGATCGGTGGCCTGGCCGCCGCGCACGCCGTCCGTGAAACCGACATACCGGTGGTGCAGACCTTCCACTCACTGGGCATCGAGCAACTGCGACACCTGGGCGGCCACTACGACGGGCCGGGGCAGCGGATCCCGCTGGAACGGGCGTTGACCCGCGCGGTGGACATCGCTGTCGCCCAGAGCAACGACGAGGTGGATGAGCTGACCCGGATGGGTCTGCAACGCAGCTCGGTGGCGATGGTGCCGGCCGGGGTGGACACCGAGCTGTTCCACCCCGACGGTGAGGCGGCGCCGCGCGAGCAGCGGCCCCGGATCCTCTCCGTCGGCGGGCTCACCGCGGGCCACGGCCAGGACGACCTGATCCGGGCCATGCGCCTGGTCGGCGACGCCGAGCTGGTGATCGCCGGTGGACCGCCGGCCAGTCAACTGGCCAACCACGCAGAGGCACGCCGACTGCGCGAGCTGGCCGAACGGGCCGGGCTGGCCGACCAGGTACGTCTGGTCGGGGCGGTGCCGCACGACCAGATGGCCACCTGGTACCGGTCGGCGGACGTGGTGGCCTGCACACCGCGGTACTCCTCGGCCGGGCGCGTCTCGCTGGAGGCCATGGCCTGCGGCGTGCCGGTTGTCGGCTACGCGATGGGCGGCCTTGCCGACGCAGTGGTGGACGAGGTCACCGGCCGTCTGGTGCCGCCCGGTGACGTGCGCACGCTCGGCGTGTCCCTGCGCCGGCTGCTCACCGACAACGCCGGCCGGTTCGCGTACGGGCACGCCGCGGTGGACCGGGTCCGCAGCAGCTACACCTGGGAACGCACCGCCGGAGCGCTTGAGCGCCTCTACGAGCGGGTGGTGAGCCGCCGCAAGCCCGTGGAGGCGTGA
- a CDS encoding SOS response-associated peptidase yields MCGRYATTRGAGELSALFESSDDTEGRVQPDHNVAPTDPVPLVRMTPEGHRSLCVGRWGFLPHWSRSAAGAARMINARSETVASSRAYAPAFARRRCLVPADGWYEWVRLPEGGRQAYYMTPADGSVLALAGIWSVWESGADSRLTFSVLTTAALGELAEVHDRMPLLLPPERWSSWLSSSDEPEQLLAPPSAGQLGALEVRPVGPAVGDVRNDGPGLTARVAVGSALAPQELTLF; encoded by the coding sequence ATGTGCGGCAGGTACGCGACGACCCGTGGCGCCGGTGAGCTGAGCGCGCTGTTCGAGTCGTCCGACGACACCGAGGGCCGGGTCCAGCCGGATCACAATGTCGCCCCCACCGACCCGGTGCCGTTGGTCCGGATGACCCCGGAAGGGCACCGCAGTCTCTGCGTGGGGCGTTGGGGTTTTCTGCCGCACTGGTCCCGGTCCGCGGCCGGCGCGGCCCGCATGATCAACGCGCGGTCCGAGACGGTGGCCAGCAGCCGGGCGTACGCCCCTGCGTTCGCCCGCCGCCGCTGCCTCGTCCCGGCCGACGGCTGGTACGAGTGGGTACGCCTGCCGGAGGGCGGGCGGCAGGCGTACTACATGACACCCGCCGACGGCTCGGTGCTCGCCCTGGCTGGCATCTGGTCGGTGTGGGAGTCCGGGGCTGATTCCCGGCTCACCTTCAGCGTGCTGACCACCGCGGCGCTCGGCGAGTTGGCCGAGGTGCATGACCGGATGCCGCTGCTTCTGCCGCCGGAGCGTTGGTCGTCGTGGCTGTCGTCGAGCGACGAGCCGGAGCAACTGCTGGCCCCTCCGTCGGCAGGGCAGTTGGGCGCGCTGGAGGTCCGTCCGGTTGGGCCGGCGGTGGGTGACGTTCGCAACGACGGGCCCGGTTTGACCGCCCGGGTGGCCGTCGGGTCGGCGCTGGCACCGCAGGAGCTGACTCTGTTCTGA
- a CDS encoding ATP-binding protein, whose translation MTGIDRPNTPYLGVPSGGAAAPAGTRCRVEVDDSSAVVRLSGVLDPAAADTVRDALLARLCDRPGPIVADVTRLRVDEPPGRSVFAQVRQEVADWPAADLLLCDPAVSGAGSADTAFAGVPAWPTLDGALAALAATPLAAVLTVDLPPTVEAARQARELVATGCRNWGMPALTEPAQIAVTEMVNNVVVHARTVMNVRLAPYDNTLQLSVRDHSPRWPTFAGVSPPTRAGGRGLLLIDTMARRWGTSVVPDGKVIWCVLHPDDEARAFG comes from the coding sequence ATGACGGGCATCGACCGGCCGAACACGCCGTACCTCGGCGTGCCGAGCGGCGGCGCGGCGGCGCCCGCCGGCACGCGCTGCCGCGTGGAGGTGGACGACTCGTCCGCGGTGGTGCGGTTGAGCGGCGTGCTCGACCCGGCCGCCGCCGACACGGTCCGCGACGCGCTGCTCGCGCGGCTCTGCGACCGGCCCGGCCCGATCGTCGCCGACGTGACCCGGCTCCGGGTCGACGAACCTCCGGGGCGGAGTGTCTTCGCCCAGGTCCGCCAGGAGGTCGCCGACTGGCCCGCAGCGGATCTGCTGCTCTGCGACCCGGCGGTCTCCGGGGCCGGTAGCGCCGACACCGCGTTCGCCGGTGTCCCGGCCTGGCCCACCCTGGACGGCGCGCTGGCAGCGCTCGCCGCGACGCCACTCGCGGCGGTGCTGACCGTCGATCTGCCTCCCACCGTGGAGGCCGCTCGGCAGGCCCGCGAGTTGGTTGCCACCGGCTGCCGAAACTGGGGCATGCCGGCGTTGACCGAACCGGCCCAGATCGCGGTCACCGAAATGGTCAACAACGTGGTGGTGCACGCCCGGACGGTGATGAACGTCCGGCTGGCGCCGTACGACAACACACTGCAACTGTCGGTCCGTGACCACTCCCCGCGCTGGCCGACGTTCGCCGGGGTGTCCCCGCCGACGCGTGCCGGCGGCCGGGGCCTCCTGTTGATCGACACGATGGCCCGTCGCTGGGGTACCAGCGTGGTGCCGGACGGCAAGGTCATCTGGTGCGTGCTGCACCCGGACGACGAGGCCAGGGCGTTCGGCTGA
- a CDS encoding DUF5709 domain-containing protein: protein MRDNEYPTPVSDTEAEGLPDTADDDSTANDDVLTGREADGPEPAQLPGDRTPVAVDRFGTTADEQLDGESLDYKLQRESFERPVDDPLAGPVDPKIALEADNEAAAAEAQLDADVMDPGPTSDPNSPVSLYDHGQLGTVADATVGRLVQPDEGAHTGQETDSVAYDAGSAGGGATAEELAIHETEPPRSV from the coding sequence ATGCGCGACAACGAGTACCCGACCCCCGTGTCCGACACCGAGGCGGAGGGGCTGCCCGACACCGCCGACGACGACTCGACCGCCAACGACGACGTCCTCACCGGGCGCGAGGCGGACGGCCCGGAGCCGGCCCAGCTTCCCGGCGACCGGACCCCGGTGGCGGTGGACCGCTTCGGCACCACTGCCGACGAGCAGCTCGACGGCGAGTCGCTGGACTACAAGCTCCAGCGGGAGAGCTTCGAGCGCCCGGTGGACGACCCGCTGGCCGGCCCGGTCGACCCGAAGATCGCCCTTGAGGCGGACAACGAGGCGGCCGCCGCGGAAGCCCAACTGGACGCCGACGTGATGGATCCGGGCCCCACCTCGGACCCGAACTCGCCGGTCTCCCTCTACGACCACGGCCAGCTCGGCACTGTCGCCGACGCCACGGTGGGTCGTCTGGTGCAACCGGACGAGGGGGCGCACACCGGCCAGGAGACCGACTCCGTGGCGTACGACGCCGGGTCGGCCGGTGGTGGGGCGACAGCCGAGGAGCTGGCCATCCACGAGACCGAACCGCCGCGTTCGGTCTGA
- a CDS encoding ATP-binding protein: protein MMNADPHAPRTVVPIDPALLIAEAFDQAQVTEIRHSVASCAHASGLAGQRLDDFVLAVNELITNAVRHGGGRGWLRLWQEPGVLVCEVADHGRGISPQRLGDRRRPAPDTAGGWGLWLARELTDAMEIATSGAGTTVRITAVLTASDHTPR from the coding sequence ATGATGAACGCAGATCCGCACGCACCGCGTACGGTTGTGCCCATCGACCCTGCCCTCCTGATCGCCGAGGCCTTCGACCAGGCCCAGGTGACCGAGATTCGACACTCGGTCGCCTCCTGCGCGCATGCCTCCGGTCTCGCCGGCCAACGGCTTGACGACTTCGTGCTGGCGGTCAACGAGCTGATCACCAACGCGGTGCGGCACGGCGGCGGGCGCGGGTGGCTACGACTCTGGCAGGAGCCGGGCGTGCTGGTCTGCGAGGTCGCCGACCACGGCCGCGGCATCAGCCCGCAACGGCTGGGCGACCGACGCCGGCCGGCCCCGGACACCGCCGGCGGCTGGGGTCTGTGGCTGGCCCGGGAGCTGACCGACGCCATGGAGATCGCCACCAGCGGCGCCGGGACCACCGTACGCATCACCGCCGTCCTCACCGCCTCCGACCACACCCCGCGCTGA
- a CDS encoding response regulator → MVVDDHPMWREGVARDLTEAGFLVVATSGEGRQAIRVAAAARPDVVVLDLQLPDISGVEVVLGLRAALPQVRVLMLSASGEEQSVLDAVKAGATGYLVKSTAPAEFLDAVRRTAVGDPVFTPGLAGLVLGEYRRLATGPGPGAGPAGSAEPGTPRLTDRETEVLRLVAKGMSYKQIAQRLGLSHRTVQNHVQNTLGKLQLHNRVELTRYAIERGLDG, encoded by the coding sequence ATGGTCGTCGACGACCATCCGATGTGGCGGGAAGGCGTGGCCCGCGATCTCACCGAGGCCGGTTTCCTCGTGGTGGCCACCAGCGGTGAGGGACGGCAGGCGATCCGGGTGGCCGCCGCCGCCCGGCCCGACGTCGTCGTCCTCGACCTGCAACTACCGGACATCTCCGGTGTCGAGGTGGTCCTCGGGCTGCGTGCCGCGCTCCCTCAGGTGCGGGTGCTGATGCTCAGCGCCAGCGGTGAGGAGCAGTCGGTGCTCGACGCGGTGAAGGCGGGCGCCACCGGCTACCTGGTGAAGTCGACGGCGCCCGCCGAGTTCCTCGACGCGGTGCGCCGTACCGCCGTCGGTGATCCGGTGTTCACGCCCGGCCTGGCCGGGCTGGTCCTGGGGGAGTACCGCCGGCTGGCCACCGGGCCGGGGCCGGGGGCCGGGCCGGCCGGAAGCGCGGAACCCGGCACACCCCGGCTCACCGACCGGGAGACGGAGGTGCTGCGCCTGGTGGCAAAGGGGATGTCGTACAAGCAGATCGCGCAGCGGCTCGGCCTGTCCCACCGCACTGTGCAGAACCACGTGCAGAACACGCTGGGCAAGCTGCAACTGCACAACCGGGTCGAGCTGACCCGCTACGCCATCGAGCGGGGCCTGGACGGTTGA
- the macS gene encoding MacS family sensor histidine kinase, which yields MPSPPRGFEVPLWRALTVFRLASLAYVCALAVRDADRYAHPVAVGALILVMVAWTAATSVAYARPSWRRWPLLLTDLGVVMAVVLSTPWVVGREALASGVPTLGVAWMAGPVLAWAVSGGRRRGTVAALLVAGADLATRERIGQSSFTGVILMLLAGVVVGHVARLAADAEERLQRAVELEAATRERERLARGIHDSVLQVLALVQRRGADLPGEAGELARLAGEQEAALRALIAGSAPAGAVGPDLPDTDAVDLRALLGRYASTAVSLSAPATPVPLPRQVAREVAAATGAALDNVGRHAGGRAWVLVEDEGETVTVSIRDEGPGIPDGRLDEAAAQGRLGVSQSIQGRVADLGGTVRIISAPEAGTEIELTVPRAGR from the coding sequence ATGCCGTCGCCGCCGCGTGGATTCGAGGTGCCGCTCTGGCGGGCGCTCACGGTGTTCCGGCTGGCCTCCCTGGCGTACGTCTGCGCGCTCGCGGTGCGCGACGCCGACCGGTACGCCCACCCGGTAGCGGTCGGTGCCCTGATCCTGGTGATGGTCGCCTGGACCGCGGCGACAAGCGTCGCGTACGCCCGACCGAGCTGGCGCCGCTGGCCGCTGCTGCTGACCGACCTCGGCGTCGTCATGGCCGTCGTGCTGTCCACCCCGTGGGTGGTCGGGCGGGAGGCGCTCGCCAGCGGCGTACCCACTCTTGGGGTTGCCTGGATGGCCGGCCCGGTGCTGGCCTGGGCCGTCTCCGGTGGCCGGCGGCGGGGCACTGTGGCCGCGCTGCTCGTGGCCGGCGCGGACCTGGCCACCCGTGAGCGGATCGGCCAGTCCTCGTTCACCGGGGTGATCCTCATGCTGCTCGCCGGTGTGGTGGTCGGGCACGTGGCGCGCCTTGCCGCCGACGCCGAGGAGCGCCTGCAACGCGCCGTGGAGCTGGAGGCGGCCACCCGGGAGCGGGAACGGCTGGCCCGGGGCATCCACGACTCGGTGCTCCAGGTGCTGGCGCTGGTGCAGCGGCGTGGCGCGGACCTGCCCGGCGAGGCCGGTGAGCTGGCCCGGCTGGCCGGCGAGCAGGAAGCCGCCCTGCGGGCGCTCATCGCAGGCAGCGCCCCGGCCGGTGCCGTCGGGCCGGACCTGCCCGACACGGACGCGGTCGACCTTCGTGCTCTGCTCGGCCGGTACGCCTCGACGGCGGTGTCGCTGTCCGCGCCCGCGACCCCGGTGCCCCTGCCCCGGCAGGTGGCCCGGGAGGTCGCTGCCGCGACGGGCGCGGCCCTGGACAACGTGGGACGCCACGCCGGTGGGCGGGCCTGGGTGCTGGTCGAGGACGAGGGGGAGACGGTGACCGTGTCGATCCGTGATGAGGGGCCGGGCATCCCGGACGGCCGACTGGACGAGGCCGCCGCGCAGGGGCGGCTCGGAGTGAGCCAGTCGATCCAGGGCCGGGTGGCCGACCTCGGCGGGACGGTACGGATCATCTCGGCCCCCGAGGCCGGCACCGAGATCGAGCTGACAGTGCCGAGGGCCGGACGGTGA